One Actinomadura viridis genomic region harbors:
- a CDS encoding MFS transporter produces MATSLSTPSGDRPARRGASKSRMFFSVNLGNALEWYDWAVFAIFAGYFAGDFFDTGNDVSNLLSVLAVFAVGFVMRPVGGIVFGRLADRRGRSLVLLVTMSLVALSSVMIAIGPTYASVGVLASVWLVVARCLQGFAHGGEMGGSYTYVAEMATPRNRGLWGSTIVMSTVTGTLLATLLGATLRVVLDERALNDWAWRIPFLLGGLLGLVALYLRRTLREPEVFTGSRRGTAPPSTRETFRNMWVERSSVLRVMVIVAGTGVFSYAWSVSAPSYATSFHGVDDGAAMWAGVGANLVFIAMLPLTAMLSDRIGRRTNFMIWGAGVAVLAFPLSGLLGPSAWALLAAMSLALAVQSFGAGIQVAWFAELFSTRSRATGVGMAASVSAAVFGGTAPYLNAWLTGKGLAHVFTWYVVVLALLGIAVATRTPETRGMELDRGEAPEGEPILAGTAPSPKIPTE; encoded by the coding sequence ATGGCGACTTCTCTCTCCACCCCGAGCGGGGACCGGCCGGCACGGCGAGGCGCCTCCAAGAGCAGGATGTTCTTCTCGGTGAACCTCGGCAACGCCCTGGAGTGGTACGACTGGGCGGTCTTCGCGATCTTCGCGGGCTACTTCGCCGGAGACTTCTTCGACACCGGGAACGACGTCTCCAACCTGCTGTCGGTGCTGGCGGTCTTCGCGGTCGGCTTCGTGATGCGGCCGGTCGGCGGGATCGTCTTCGGCCGGCTGGCCGACCGGCGCGGCCGGAGCCTGGTCCTGCTGGTCACGATGTCGCTGGTGGCGCTGTCCAGCGTGATGATCGCGATCGGCCCGACCTACGCCTCCGTCGGCGTGCTCGCCTCGGTCTGGCTGGTGGTGGCACGCTGCCTGCAGGGCTTCGCGCACGGCGGCGAGATGGGCGGGTCGTACACCTACGTCGCCGAGATGGCCACCCCGCGCAACCGCGGCCTGTGGGGCAGCACGATCGTCATGTCCACCGTCACCGGCACCCTGCTGGCGACCCTGCTCGGCGCGACGCTGCGGGTGGTGCTGGACGAGCGGGCGCTGAACGACTGGGCCTGGCGGATCCCCTTCCTGCTCGGCGGGCTGCTCGGCCTGGTCGCCCTCTACCTGCGGCGCACCCTCCGGGAACCCGAGGTGTTCACCGGCAGCCGGCGGGGCACGGCGCCGCCGAGTACGCGCGAGACGTTCCGGAACATGTGGGTGGAACGTTCCTCCGTCCTCCGGGTCATGGTGATCGTCGCCGGTACCGGTGTCTTCTCCTACGCCTGGTCGGTCAGCGCCCCCTCCTACGCGACCAGCTTCCACGGGGTGGACGACGGCGCGGCCATGTGGGCGGGGGTGGGGGCCAACCTGGTGTTCATCGCGATGCTGCCGCTGACGGCGATGCTGTCGGACCGGATCGGCCGCCGGACCAACTTCATGATCTGGGGCGCCGGGGTGGCGGTGCTGGCCTTCCCGCTGTCGGGGCTGCTCGGTCCGAGCGCCTGGGCGCTGCTGGCGGCGATGTCGCTGGCCCTGGCCGTGCAGTCGTTCGGCGCGGGCATCCAGGTCGCCTGGTTCGCCGAGCTGTTCAGCACCCGGTCGCGGGCGACCGGCGTGGGCATGGCCGCCTCCGTCTCCGCCGCCGTGTTCGGCGGGACGGCGCCGTACCTGAACGCATGGCTGACCGGCAAGGGGCTGGCGCACGTCTTCACCTGGTACGTGGTCGTGCTCGCGCTGCTGGGGATCGCGGTTGCCACCAGGACGCCCGAGACCCGCGGCATGGAGCTGGACCGGGGCGAGGCCCCGGAGGGCGAACCGATACTCGCCGGGACCGCCCCGTCCCCTAAAATCCCTACCGAGTGA
- a CDS encoding HD domain-containing protein, with amino-acid sequence MDAAPRTVSFTRMDDATPEEMALIRDEAAAHKAEHWMNNVVRLLEGMRGYTFGYRVDRYEHSLQSATRAYRDGARTDIVVAALLHDIGDDLCPDNHSEVAAAILRPVLDEEALWIVKHHGVFQMYHYGEQLGIPRDARDVYRDSPYFEACAHFCAAYDQVSFDPGYDSEDLEFFMPMLREVFGRPLKVWGDPDLAEA; translated from the coding sequence ATGGACGCCGCACCGCGAACCGTGAGCTTCACCAGGATGGACGACGCCACCCCCGAGGAGATGGCGCTGATCCGGGACGAGGCCGCCGCGCACAAGGCCGAGCATTGGATGAACAACGTCGTGCGCCTCCTCGAAGGGATGAGGGGCTACACCTTCGGGTACCGGGTCGACCGGTACGAGCACTCGCTGCAGTCGGCCACCCGGGCGTACCGGGACGGCGCGCGGACGGACATCGTCGTCGCCGCTCTCCTGCACGACATCGGCGACGACCTGTGCCCCGACAACCACAGCGAGGTCGCCGCCGCCATCCTGCGGCCCGTCCTGGACGAGGAGGCGCTGTGGATCGTCAAGCACCACGGCGTGTTCCAGATGTACCACTACGGCGAGCAGCTCGGGATTCCCCGCGACGCCCGCGACGTGTACCGCGACTCTCCCTACTTCGAGGCCTGCGCCCACTTCTGCGCCGCCTACGACCAGGTCTCCTTCGACCCCGGCTACGACTCCGAGGACCTGGAGTTCTTCATGCCCATGCTGCGTGAGGTCTTCGGCCGCCCGCTGAAGGTGTGGGGCGACCCCGACCTGGCGGAAGCGTGA